Proteins from one Megalopta genalis isolate 19385.01 chromosome 1, iyMegGena1_principal, whole genome shotgun sequence genomic window:
- the LOC117219891 gene encoding pyridoxal phosphate homeostasis protein isoform X2 produces MAAVAENLKIVYNKIFIASAKRPLEYNNFEPRLVAVSKLQSHNLILAAYEAGQKHFGENYVNELVEKGHHPDILAKCSDIHWHFIGHLQRNKVNKLLSVPNLYVIETVDNEKLSSALDASWPKFRKQDELKLKVMVQVNTSKEEGKSGCQISEVCSLVKYIRVNCKNLEFMGLMTIGMFGYDTAEGPNPDFLQLKECRYNLSKELGIDLTKIELSMGMSNDYEQAVELGSTNVRVGSAIFGERPKKSVQMS; encoded by the exons ATGGCTGCAGTGgcagaaaatttaaaaatagtgtataataaaattttcattgctTCAGCTAAAAGACCATTG gaatATAACAATTTTGAACCACGTCTGGTTGCAGTGAGTAAATTACAGTCTCATAATTTGATTCtagctgcatatgaagctggtCAAAAACATTTTGGTGAAAATTATGTAAATGAGCTAGTAGAAAAAGGACATCACCCAGATATTTTAGCAAAATGTAGTGATATACATTGGCACTTTATTGGTCATTTACAAcgaaataaagtaaataaattattaagcgTACCAAATTTATATGTGATTGAAACAGTAGATAATGAAAAACTTTCATCAGCATTGGATGCTTCATGGCCCAAGTTTAGAAAACAGgatgaattaaaattaaaagtgATGGTACAAGTTAATACAAGTAAAGAAGAag GAAAAAGTGGTTGTCAAATTTCGGAAGTTTGTTCTCTTGTGAAATATATTAGAGTTAATTGCAAAAATTTAGAATTTATGGGACTTATGACAATAGGAATGTTTGGATATGATACAGCTGAAGGACCAAATCCTGATTTTCTGCAGTTGAAAGAATGTAGATATAATCTTTCCAAAGAACTAGGAATTGATCTAACAAAAATTGAGTTATCTATGGGAATGTCAAATGATTATGAGCAAGCG GTGGAGTTGGGCAGTACAAATGTCAGAGTGGGTAGTGCAATTTTTGGAGAACGACCAAAAAAGAGTGTTCAAATGAGTTGA
- the LOC117219891 gene encoding pyridoxal phosphate homeostasis protein isoform X1 — MQALKIKRIANMAAVAENLKIVYNKIFIASAKRPLEYNNFEPRLVAVSKLQSHNLILAAYEAGQKHFGENYVNELVEKGHHPDILAKCSDIHWHFIGHLQRNKVNKLLSVPNLYVIETVDNEKLSSALDASWPKFRKQDELKLKVMVQVNTSKEEGKSGCQISEVCSLVKYIRVNCKNLEFMGLMTIGMFGYDTAEGPNPDFLQLKECRYNLSKELGIDLTKIELSMGMSNDYEQAVELGSTNVRVGSAIFGERPKKSVQMS; from the exons ATGCAGGCTCTAAAAA TTAAAAGAATTGCAAATATGGCTGCAGTGgcagaaaatttaaaaatagtgtataataaaattttcattgctTCAGCTAAAAGACCATTG gaatATAACAATTTTGAACCACGTCTGGTTGCAGTGAGTAAATTACAGTCTCATAATTTGATTCtagctgcatatgaagctggtCAAAAACATTTTGGTGAAAATTATGTAAATGAGCTAGTAGAAAAAGGACATCACCCAGATATTTTAGCAAAATGTAGTGATATACATTGGCACTTTATTGGTCATTTACAAcgaaataaagtaaataaattattaagcgTACCAAATTTATATGTGATTGAAACAGTAGATAATGAAAAACTTTCATCAGCATTGGATGCTTCATGGCCCAAGTTTAGAAAACAGgatgaattaaaattaaaagtgATGGTACAAGTTAATACAAGTAAAGAAGAag GAAAAAGTGGTTGTCAAATTTCGGAAGTTTGTTCTCTTGTGAAATATATTAGAGTTAATTGCAAAAATTTAGAATTTATGGGACTTATGACAATAGGAATGTTTGGATATGATACAGCTGAAGGACCAAATCCTGATTTTCTGCAGTTGAAAGAATGTAGATATAATCTTTCCAAAGAACTAGGAATTGATCTAACAAAAATTGAGTTATCTATGGGAATGTCAAATGATTATGAGCAAGCG GTGGAGTTGGGCAGTACAAATGTCAGAGTGGGTAGTGCAATTTTTGGAGAACGACCAAAAAAGAGTGTTCAAATGAGTTGA
- the LOC117219892 gene encoding MICOS complex subunit MIC13 homolog QIL1 isoform X1, with protein sequence MGLIRLVRELKFQDAERLWFIVKTTIVGGTVYYTCQEGLWSKSEDTAKLYGKLYNSIAPYVKHNAPREIISQVEHLPSINCIVNGTKMYWNRGVMSSMKFISNLPDHACNGVNKIKEAIEKNLKEQKQ encoded by the exons atgggCCTAATCCGGTTAGTACGAGAATTAAAATTTCAGGACGCAGAGCGATTATG GTTTATAGTAAAGACCACAATTGTTGGTGGAACTGTATATTACACCTGTCAAGAAGGCTTGTGGTCAAAATCAGAAGATACAGCCAAATTGTATGGAAAATTATATAACAGTATTGCTCCTTATGTTAAACACAATGCTCCAAGGGAAATAATCTCTCAg gTGGAACATCTACCTAGTATAAATTGCATAGTAAATGGCACAAAAATGTATTGGAACAGAGGTGTTATGAGCTCAATGAAATTTATTTCTAACCTACCTGATCATGCATGCAATGgtgtgaacaaaataaaagaagctatagaaaaaaatttgaaagaacaaaaacaataa
- the LOC117219892 gene encoding MICOS complex subunit MIC13 homolog QIL1 isoform X2, whose product MGLIRFIVKTTIVGGTVYYTCQEGLWSKSEDTAKLYGKLYNSIAPYVKHNAPREIISQVEHLPSINCIVNGTKMYWNRGVMSSMKFISNLPDHACNGVNKIKEAIEKNLKEQKQ is encoded by the exons atgggCCTAATCCG GTTTATAGTAAAGACCACAATTGTTGGTGGAACTGTATATTACACCTGTCAAGAAGGCTTGTGGTCAAAATCAGAAGATACAGCCAAATTGTATGGAAAATTATATAACAGTATTGCTCCTTATGTTAAACACAATGCTCCAAGGGAAATAATCTCTCAg gTGGAACATCTACCTAGTATAAATTGCATAGTAAATGGCACAAAAATGTATTGGAACAGAGGTGTTATGAGCTCAATGAAATTTATTTCTAACCTACCTGATCATGCATGCAATGgtgtgaacaaaataaaagaagctatagaaaaaaatttgaaagaacaaaaacaataa
- the LOC117219894 gene encoding small ribosomal subunit protein eS1 produces the protein MAVGKNKGLSKGGKKGVKKKIVDPFTRKDWYDVKAPSMFTNRHIGKTLVNRTQGTKIASEGLKYRVFEVSLADLQNDGDAERSFRKFRLIAEDVQHRNVLTNFHGMDLTTDKLRSMVKKWQTLIEANVDVKTTDGYLLRVFCIGFTNKDQLSTRKTCYAQHAQVKKIRQKMVDTITNDVTKSDLKGVVSKLLPDATAKDIEKASQGIYPLHDVYIRKVKVLKKPRFELSKLLELHGDSAGSKTEEVGESGSKVDRPEGYEPPVQESV, from the exons ATGGCAGTGGGTAAAAATAAGGGACTGTCGAAAGGAGGTAAAAAGGGAGTGAAGAAGAAGAT CGTTGATCCTTTCACCCGTAAGGATTGGTATGATGTTAAGGCACCGTCTATGTTCACCAACCGTCATATTGGCAAAACGTTGGTTAACAGAACCCAAGGAACAA AGATCGCATCTGAAGGTCTGAAATACAGAGTATTTGAAGTCTCTTTGGCTGACCTGCAAAATGATGGAGATGCAGAGAGATCTTTCCGTAAATTCAGATTGATCGCAGAAGATGTTCAACATCGTAATGTGTTAACTAATTTCCACGGTATGGACTTGACCACTGACAAATTGAGGTCTATGGTTAAGAAATGGCAAACTCTGATCGAAGCTAATGTTGATGTAAAAACTACTGATGGCTACCTTCTCAGAGTTTTCTGCATTGGTTTTACCAACAAAGATCAGTTAAGCACAAGGAAGACATGTTATGCTCAACACGCACAAGTTAAGAAAATTAGGCAAAAGATGGTAGACACAATCACCAATGATGTTACAAAGAGTGATTTAAAGGGTGTTGTCAGTAAACTTCTACCAGATGCTACAGCCAAAGACATTGAGAAGGCTTCACAAGGAATTTATCCACTTCATGATGTTTATATTCGCAAAGTGAAAGTATTGAAGAAACCACGATTTGAACTAAGCAAACTGTTAGAACTTCATGGGGACAGTGCAGGGAGCAAGACTGAGGAAGTAGGCGAAAGTGGCTCAAAGGTCGATAGACCAGAAGGCTATGAACCACCAGTACAGGAATCTGTTTAA